A genome region from Armatimonadota bacterium includes the following:
- a CDS encoding M42 family metallopeptidase has product MRKESLEFLKALVEAPSPAGFEQPAQALAREWMGKYAAQVRTDVMGNVIGALNPGGSPRVMLAGHVDEIGFMVRYIGDEGFLHFAPIGGVDPQLAPGHRVIVHSRRGPVRGVIGKKAIHMMDQEERKKILQFHQQWIDIGAHGRKAAEKRVAVGDPVTVEVGFQHLDQDIVAGRSFDNKCGAFVVCEALRLLSRRKFNAAVYAVTTVQEELGRRGAVTSAFGIEPQVGIAVDVDHATDFPEAEKKKIGDRRLCAGPVLHRGAHLNPVLTDLLFKVADESKLPYQLCGNPSDTGTDATVMQLSRAGVATTLLSVPLRYMHTPVEVISLSDVENAAKLLAAVVAALQPGMSFIPR; this is encoded by the coding sequence ATGCGCAAGGAATCGCTGGAGTTCCTAAAGGCGCTGGTCGAAGCGCCCAGCCCCGCCGGTTTCGAGCAGCCGGCGCAGGCGTTGGCGCGCGAGTGGATGGGCAAGTATGCCGCGCAGGTGCGCACCGATGTCATGGGCAACGTCATCGGCGCCCTCAACCCCGGGGGCAGCCCGCGCGTCATGCTCGCGGGCCACGTGGATGAGATCGGCTTCATGGTGCGCTACATCGGCGACGAGGGGTTCTTGCACTTCGCGCCCATCGGCGGGGTGGACCCGCAGCTCGCCCCCGGCCACCGGGTGATCGTCCATTCGCGCCGCGGCCCGGTGCGCGGGGTGATCGGCAAGAAGGCGATCCACATGATGGACCAGGAGGAACGCAAGAAGATCTTGCAGTTCCACCAGCAGTGGATTGACATCGGCGCTCATGGCCGCAAGGCTGCCGAGAAGCGCGTCGCCGTCGGCGATCCGGTAACGGTCGAGGTGGGATTCCAGCATCTCGACCAGGACATCGTCGCCGGCCGCTCCTTCGACAACAAGTGCGGCGCGTTCGTGGTCTGCGAGGCGCTGCGTCTGCTGTCGCGGCGCAAGTTCAACGCGGCCGTTTACGCGGTGACGACGGTGCAGGAGGAGCTGGGGCGGCGCGGCGCCGTCACCAGCGCCTTCGGCATCGAGCCGCAGGTGGGGATAGCGGTGGACGTGGACCACGCCACCGACTTCCCCGAGGCGGAGAAAAAGAAGATCGGCGACCGCAGGCTGTGCGCGGGGCCGGTGCTGCACCGCGGCGCGCATCTCAACCCGGTGCTCACCGACTTGCTGTTCAAGGTTGCCGACGAGAGTAAGCTCCCCTACCAACTGTGCGGCAACCCCAGCGACACCGGCACCGACGCTACGGTCATGCAGCTCTCCCGCGCCGGCGTCGCCACCACCTTGCTCAGCGTGCCCCTGCGCTACATGCACACGCCGGTTGAGGTCATCTCGCTGTCCGACGTCGAGAACGCGGCCAAGCTGCTGGCGGCGGTGGTGGCCGCCCTCCAGCCGGGGATGAGCTTTATCCCGCGCTGA
- a CDS encoding glycosyltransferase family 2 protein has protein sequence MLAGPTARPRVSVIIPAYNEQGRVGATAAAARAIAGVAEVVVVDDGSTDATAEEAARAGAKLVRARHRGKGDALRRGIAAAAGELVLLLDADLGESAGAAEPLVAAVGEDRADLAIAVLPAPRRRPGLGIALGAARVGLWLLTGRWFAAPLSGQRCMAAKLARALPWARGFAAEVAATADAAALGARIAEVPVNLAHAPTGRNLAGFLHRGRQFAAVAAALGPRAFYPIGPDACPAPARRLILAAGAWAALIGIIRYLPWWRLVADPFIWTAYAAAWSAWLAVAVVVISLALNQGKGLARPNYAGREIPAAGGVGFALGPLATWALAVRSGERAELLAWVALAVTAMTTVGLADDLYGSRAVSGLRGHLRSLARGRITTGAVKAIAGLIMGLVIGWFIARPSLPAAILNGAVIALCANLVNLLDLRPGRALKGFLLLALVAVAADGLALYLVAPIGIIALAFAPLDLGGRAMMGDAGANALGIAAGIALAAVLPLWGRLACVAMLAGIHLYSERHSLSDLIARVPALRWLDRLGRPGDEP, from the coding sequence GTGCTTGCCGGCCCAACGGCGCGGCCGCGGGTGTCGGTCATCATCCCCGCCTACAATGAGCAGGGGCGCGTGGGCGCCACCGCGGCTGCCGCGCGCGCCATTGCCGGGGTCGCCGAGGTGGTGGTGGTGGACGACGGCTCAACCGATGCCACTGCCGAGGAGGCGGCGCGGGCGGGCGCGAAGCTCGTTCGCGCGCGGCATCGGGGCAAGGGCGATGCGCTGCGCCGGGGGATCGCGGCGGCGGCCGGCGAGCTGGTGCTGCTGCTCGACGCGGACCTGGGGGAAAGCGCGGGCGCGGCTGAACCCCTGGTCGCGGCCGTAGGCGAGGACCGCGCCGACCTCGCGATCGCCGTGCTGCCCGCGCCGCGCAGGCGCCCCGGGCTTGGCATCGCCCTCGGCGCCGCGCGCGTCGGCCTGTGGCTCCTGACGGGGCGCTGGTTCGCGGCTCCCCTCTCGGGCCAGCGCTGCATGGCGGCGAAGCTGGCGCGCGCACTGCCCTGGGCGCGTGGTTTCGCGGCCGAGGTCGCCGCCACCGCCGATGCCGCGGCTCTGGGTGCGCGCATTGCCGAGGTGCCGGTCAACCTCGCCCACGCCCCGACTGGACGCAACCTCGCCGGCTTCCTCCACCGCGGCCGGCAGTTCGCCGCCGTCGCCGCGGCACTCGGGCCGCGCGCGTTCTATCCCATCGGCCCCGATGCGTGCCCCGCTCCAGCACGAAGGCTGATCCTCGCGGCGGGCGCGTGGGCGGCGTTGATCGGCATCATACGTTATCTGCCGTGGTGGCGGCTGGTAGCGGATCCCTTCATCTGGACCGCGTACGCGGCAGCCTGGAGCGCGTGGCTGGCGGTGGCTGTGGTGGTCATCTCGCTGGCGCTCAACCAGGGGAAGGGTCTGGCTCGTCCCAACTACGCGGGGCGGGAGATCCCCGCGGCGGGCGGGGTCGGGTTCGCGCTCGGCCCGCTGGCGACGTGGGCACTGGCAGTGCGCTCGGGCGAGCGCGCCGAATTGTTGGCGTGGGTCGCCTTGGCGGTGACGGCAATGACCACGGTGGGCTTGGCGGACGACCTCTACGGGTCGCGTGCAGTATCGGGCTTGCGGGGGCACTTGCGCAGCCTGGCCCGTGGCCGCATAACCACCGGGGCGGTCAAGGCGATCGCGGGCCTGATCATGGGCCTGGTGATAGGTTGGTTCATAGCCCGCCCCAGCCTCCCCGCGGCCATTCTCAACGGCGCCGTAATCGCCCTGTGCGCCAACCTGGTGAATCTTCTCGACCTGCGCCCGGGGCGGGCGCTGAAGGGGTTCCTGCTGTTGGCGCTGGTTGCGGTTGCCGCCGACGGGCTTGCGCTTTACCTGGTGGCCCCCATTGGCATCATCGCCCTGGCCTTCGCGCCCCTCGACCTCGGCGGCCGGGCGATGATGGGTGATGCGGGCGCCAACGCCCTCGGCATCGCGGCGGGCATTGCCCTCGCGGCTGTGCTGCCGCTGTGGGGCAGGTTGGCATGCGTCGCAATGCTGGCGGGCATCCACCTCTACAGCGAGCGCCACTCCCTCAGCGACCTGATCGCTCGCGTCCCGGCCCTGCGCTGGCTCGACCGGCTGGGGCGTCCTGGGGATGAACCATGA
- a CDS encoding copper transporter — protein MLVREHAVAARGRSYALMPVDFRYHLASLLAVFCALLIGILLGIALVGDPSLESQLKAFRELRAQNRRTITKLAETDLHRRAFGKQVLPFLIDSRLQGTRVAVIHNRDFGDTPWVEAVTTTVRQAGAQVTSVTEILPGFLELKREDAAPVFDDFGFLMPIEGDVRGILVGKLALRIAEGSPELPYRLRQLGVIGVDGDYGSRADAVLLVGGTDSDLSSVNAVDVPIIRTLHEAGKRVIACEASADRLSCMHSYQRFAISTVDNADTAAGQLALVLVLAGAEGDFGVKKSTADHLLPPIAPAGR, from the coding sequence ATGCTGGTCAGGGAGCATGCGGTCGCGGCGCGCGGTCGCTCCTATGCGCTCATGCCGGTTGATTTCCGCTATCATCTTGCGAGCCTGCTGGCGGTCTTCTGCGCCTTGCTGATCGGCATTCTTCTGGGCATCGCCCTGGTCGGCGATCCGTCGCTCGAGAGCCAGCTCAAGGCCTTCCGGGAGTTGCGCGCCCAAAACCGCCGCACCATAACGAAGCTGGCCGAAACTGACCTCCACCGCCGCGCTTTCGGCAAGCAGGTGCTGCCGTTTCTGATAGACTCGCGTCTGCAAGGAACGCGGGTCGCGGTCATCCACAACCGCGACTTCGGCGACACCCCGTGGGTGGAGGCGGTCACCACCACCGTGCGCCAGGCCGGGGCCCAGGTCACCTCCGTCACCGAGATCTTGCCCGGTTTCCTGGAACTCAAGCGCGAGGACGCGGCGCCGGTTTTCGACGACTTCGGGTTCCTGATGCCGATTGAGGGGGATGTGCGCGGAATCCTCGTGGGCAAGCTGGCGCTGCGCATCGCCGAGGGGTCGCCCGAGCTGCCCTACCGGCTGCGGCAACTGGGGGTGATCGGCGTGGACGGGGACTACGGGAGCCGCGCCGATGCGGTGCTGCTTGTCGGCGGCACTGACAGCGACTTGAGTTCGGTCAACGCCGTGGATGTGCCCATCATCCGCACTCTGCACGAGGCGGGCAAGCGCGTCATCGCGTGCGAGGCGAGCGCGGACCGGTTGTCGTGCATGCACTCCTACCAGCGGTTCGCGATCTCCACGGTTGACAACGCCGACACCGCCGCCGGACAGTTGGCCCTGGTGCTGGTGCTGGCGGGCGCCGAAGGGGATTTCGGGGTCAAGAAGAGCACCGCCGACCATCTCTTGCCTCCGATTGCCCCTGCCGGGAGGTAG
- a CDS encoding CapA family protein produces the protein MPRLTGGAMLPVAAVALLLMCRQAPTLAPFAPGVPWPQPVAGDLGLYAPATITFVGDILLASGVAGAAADNGAERLFASVEPLLRGDDLTIGNLECAVATCGTPAAKQFTFRASPALLPGLRRGGVDAVSLANNHALDYGRAALLETLDHLRRVGIQAAGAGPDMDHASRPAFLCAGRQTVALIAASRVLPTAEWGAGEDRPGIAAAYDPSRLLREIRAARPAADVVVAYLHWGREHAPLPQATQRALARQCIDDGADLVIGAHPHVLQGFEYYRGKLVAYSLGNFVFTDHGKITALLQTTFRDGALQAATVVPCRIVHHRPRVITDPREREAVLRDLQARSFGVRISGDGALTGDVRGLPTESP, from the coding sequence ATGCCGAGGTTGACAGGCGGTGCGATGCTCCCGGTGGCGGCGGTCGCTCTGCTCTTGATGTGTCGGCAGGCGCCAACGCTTGCGCCGTTCGCCCCTGGGGTTCCCTGGCCCCAGCCGGTTGCGGGGGATCTCGGCCTCTACGCGCCCGCGACCATCACCTTCGTGGGCGATATCTTGCTCGCGTCGGGGGTCGCCGGCGCGGCGGCGGACAACGGCGCCGAGCGGCTGTTCGCCAGCGTGGAGCCGCTGCTTCGCGGCGACGACCTGACGATCGGCAACCTGGAGTGCGCGGTGGCGACATGCGGCACGCCGGCGGCCAAGCAATTCACCTTCCGCGCGAGCCCGGCGCTGCTGCCCGGTCTGCGCCGCGGCGGCGTTGACGCCGTCTCGCTGGCCAACAACCACGCCTTGGACTACGGCCGCGCCGCGCTGCTCGAAACGCTTGATCACCTGCGCCGCGTGGGGATCCAGGCTGCCGGCGCCGGGCCGGATATGGATCATGCGAGCCGGCCCGCGTTCCTGTGCGCCGGCCGCCAGACCGTTGCGCTGATTGCCGCGAGCCGCGTGCTGCCCACCGCGGAATGGGGCGCCGGCGAGGACCGCCCGGGCATCGCCGCCGCGTACGACCCCTCGCGCCTGCTGCGTGAAATCCGCGCCGCCCGCCCCGCGGCCGATGTCGTGGTGGCGTACCTCCACTGGGGCCGGGAGCACGCTCCGCTTCCTCAGGCCACCCAGCGGGCGCTGGCACGGCAGTGCATTGATGACGGCGCCGACCTCGTCATCGGCGCGCATCCCCACGTTCTGCAGGGCTTCGAGTACTACCGCGGAAAGCTGGTGGCTTACAGCCTGGGGAACTTCGTCTTCACCGACCACGGCAAGATCACGGCGCTCCTGCAAACCACCTTCCGGGATGGCGCCCTACAGGCGGCAACCGTCGTCCCTTGCCGCATCGTGCACCACCGGCCTCGCGTCATCACCGATCCTAGGGAGCGCGAAGCGGTGCTGCGGGACTTGCAGGCGCGGTCATTCGGCGTCCGCATCAGCGGCGACGGCGCGCTCACCGGCGACGTGCGCGGACTGCCCACCGAGTCTCCCTGA